From one Neovison vison isolate M4711 chromosome 1, ASM_NN_V1, whole genome shotgun sequence genomic stretch:
- the SOX4 gene encoding transcription factor SOX-4, producing the protein MVQQTNNAENTEALLAGESSDSGAGLELGIASSPTPGSTASTGGKADDPSWCKTPSGHIKRPMNAFMVWSQIERRKIMEQSPDMHNAEISKRLGKRWKLLKDSDKIPFIREAERLRLKHMADYPDYKYRPRKKVKSGNASSGASAAASSKPGEKGDKVGGGGGHGGGGGGGGSGNAGGGGGGAGGGGGANSKPAQKKSCGSKVAGGAGGGVSKPHAKLILAGGGGGGKAAAAGAAPSFAAEQALLPLGAAADHHSLYKARTPSAAAAAAAAAAAAGSVSTGASASSAGLAAPGKPLADKKVKRVYLFGGLGASSSPAGGVGAGADPSDPLGLYEEGGAGCSPDGPSLSGRSSAASSPAAGRSPADHRSYASLRAASPAPSSAPSHASSSASSHSSSSSSSGSSSSDDEFEDDLLDLNPSSNFESMSLGSFSSSSALDRDLDFNLEPGSGSHFEFPDYCTPEVSEMISGDWLESSISNLVFTY; encoded by the coding sequence ATGGTGCAGCAAACCAACAACGCCGAGAACACGGAAGCGCTGCTGGCCGGCGAGAGCTCGGACTCGGGCGCCGGCCTGGAGCTGGGCATCGCCTCCTCCCCCACGCCCGGCTCCACCGCGTCCACGGGCGGCAAGGCCGACGACCCGAGCTGGTGCAAGACGCCGAGCGGCCACATCAAGCGGCCCATGAACGCCTTCATGGTGTGGTCGCAGATCGAGCGGCGCAAGATCATGGAGCAGTCGCCCGACATGCACAACGCCGAGATCTCCAAGCGGCTGGGCAAACGCTGGAAGCTGCTCAAAGACAGCGACAAGATCCCCTTCATCCGGGAGGCGGAGCGGCTGCGCCTCAAGCACATGGCTGACTACCCCGACTACAAGTACCGGCCCAGGAAGAAGGTGAAGTCCGGCAACGCCAGCTCCGGCGCCTCGGCCGCCGCCTCCTCCAAGCCGGGGGAGAAGGGCGACAAGGTCGGTGGCGGGGGCGGCcacgggggcggcggcggcgggggcgggagcGGCAAcgcggggggcggcggcggcggcgcgggcggcggcggcggcgccaaCTCCAAACCCGCGCAGAAAAAGAGCTGCGGCTCCAAAGTggcgggcggcgcgggcggcggggtCAGCAAACCGCACGCCAAGCTCATCctggcgggcggcggcggcggcgggaaggCGGCGGCCGCGGGCGCCGCGCCCTCCTTCGCGGCCGAGCAGGCCCTGCTGCCCCTGGGCGCCGCCGCCGACCACCACTCGCTGTACAAGGCGCGGACTCccagcgcggcggcggcggcggcggcggcggcggcggcggcgggctcGGTCTCCACGGGCGCCTCCGCCTCCTCGGCCGGCCTCGCGGCGCCGGGCAAGCCCCTGGCCGACAAGAAGGTGAAGCGCGTCTACCTGTTCGGCGGCCTGGGCGCGTCCTCCTCGCCCGCGGGCGGCGTGGGCGCGGGCGCCGACCCCAGCGACCCCCTGGGCCTGTACGAGGAGGGCGGCGCGGGCTGCTCGCCCGACGGGCCGAGCCTGAGCGGCCGCAGCAGCGCCGCCTCGTCGCCCGCCGCCGGCCGCTCGCCCGCCGACCACCGCAGCTACGCCAGCCTGCGCGCCGCCTCGCCCGCGCCGTCCAGCGCGCCCTCGCACGCGTCCTCGTCGGCCTCGTCCCACTCGTCCTCGTCCTCGTCGTCGGGCTCCTCGTCCTCCGACGACGAGTTCGAAGACGACCTGCTCGACCTGAACCCCAGCTCAAACTTTGAGAGCATGTCCCTGGGCAGCTTCAGCTCGTCGTCGGCGCTGGACCGGGACCTGGATTTTAACTTGGAGCCCGGCTCCGGCTCGCACTTCGAGTTCCCGGACTACTGCACGCCCGAGGTGAGCGAGATGATCTCGGGAGACTGGCTCGAGTCCAGCATCTCCAACCTGGTCTTCACCTACTGA